In a genomic window of Occallatibacter riparius:
- a CDS encoding EscU/YscU/HrcU family type III secretion system export apparatus switch protein, protein MPGDRTEQATPHRREKARKDGDILHSRELTAAAGTLAGVLALGLLGSRSLLAWRSIFGQFLDLGHPAHWEPSQIAPTMIALRRLSLAVFGPVAIVMAVVAAAALGVAVVQTGGLSVQAGAVGFKLDRINPLSNLRNLFSLRAAGRLGKSLIPAAILAVFAVQRIAHQFSVPPFSTARLEMLGNDIFGLLQAAAWLLFGWAAIDYLIEWQSRESRLKMSRQDMRDEFKETEGSPQVRSRIKGLQRQMRRRKVKQDVSRAAAIITNPTHYAVALGFDFNTMEAPKVLAKGRNLLAEEIKAEGRWAGVPIVENPPLARSLYRSVEVGQSIPVDLYQAVASILAYLYRQRVESEVRERRAREAAARNAAQARARAFRGVRPNPQSPPDSRGPQ, encoded by the coding sequence ATGCCCGGCGACCGCACCGAACAGGCAACGCCGCACCGGCGGGAAAAAGCCCGCAAAGACGGCGACATCCTGCACAGCCGCGAGCTCACCGCAGCAGCCGGCACCCTCGCCGGCGTTCTCGCCCTCGGCCTGCTCGGCAGCCGGTCGCTTCTCGCCTGGCGCAGTATCTTCGGGCAATTCCTCGACCTCGGGCACCCCGCGCATTGGGAGCCCAGCCAGATTGCACCCACCATGATCGCGCTGCGCCGCCTGTCGCTCGCGGTCTTCGGCCCAGTGGCCATCGTGATGGCGGTCGTAGCCGCTGCGGCTCTCGGCGTCGCCGTTGTCCAGACTGGCGGCCTCTCCGTTCAGGCCGGCGCAGTGGGATTCAAGCTCGACCGTATCAATCCGCTCTCGAATCTGAGGAACCTGTTCTCGCTGCGCGCCGCTGGCCGTCTCGGCAAGTCGCTGATCCCGGCCGCCATTCTCGCCGTCTTTGCCGTGCAGCGCATCGCGCACCAGTTCTCGGTGCCGCCCTTCTCCACCGCCCGCCTCGAGATGTTGGGAAACGACATCTTCGGCCTGTTGCAGGCCGCCGCATGGCTGCTCTTCGGCTGGGCGGCAATCGACTACCTCATCGAGTGGCAGAGCCGCGAGTCCCGCCTCAAGATGAGCCGCCAGGACATGCGTGACGAGTTCAAGGAGACGGAAGGCTCGCCTCAGGTCCGCAGTCGCATCAAGGGCCTGCAGCGCCAGATGCGTCGCCGCAAGGTGAAGCAGGATGTAAGCCGCGCCGCAGCCATCATCACCAACCCGACGCACTACGCCGTCGCTCTCGGCTTCGACTTCAACACCATGGAAGCGCCCAAGGTCCTCGCCAAAGGCCGCAACCTTCTGGCCGAGGAGATCAAGGCCGAAGGCCGCTGGGCCGGCGTGCCCATTGTCGAGAATCCGCCGCTGGCCCGTTCGCTCTACCGCTCGGTCGAAGTTGGCCAATCGATCCCGGTCGACCTCTACCAGGCCGTCGCGTCGATCCTCGCCTACCTGTACCGCCAGCGTGTGGAGTCCGAAGTCCGTGAGCGCCGCGCCCGCGAAGCCGCTGCCCGGAACGCTGCCCAGGCACGCGCCCGCGCTTTCCGCGGCGTCCGCCCCAATCCTCAATCACCACCTGACTCGCGAGGCCCGCAATGA
- a CDS encoding flagellar biosynthesis protein FlhA: MSTTAVAPAPPSPAAFSFLARFKDYALPFAAISVIFVMLVPLPAVALDLLLALSMAASMIVFLASVQIRRAVELSVFPTLLLLLTLFRLSLNIASSRRILLHGSEGTSAAGKVIEAFGQFVVGGNYVVGFVLFLALIAIQFLVVSHGAVRTAEVTARFTLDALPGKQMAIDADMNAGSIDEAEARRRRQAVAREAEFYGAMDGAARFNQRDSLATILITAINIIAGLLIGTLQQGIGLSEAVRTYTILTVGDGLVTMIPSLLVSVAGGITLTRANSAGMLGGEIRQQLLARPSTLYLASIVTGALCLIPGLPKFAFLLVASVLFIAGRRVAAAPAAAPPAELGQIEKKKAEQQAQPNELANLLRLEDLTLEIGFQLIPLVDEKQGGQLLTRIRTLRRHLSGELGFLVPPVHISDNLRLKPREYVFSLRGLEIARWQTEGPQLLAVSGDANRRPLAGRETREPAFGVPALWIAPQLEEQAIAAGYSVVDAATVITTHLGELIRQHAWELLNRAEIKRLMESLNESHPKLMEELVPKLLTLGEVGRVLEQLLRERVSIRDFGAILEALLETAPLNKSTEALVEAARQAMGRRLVQPLLDGDGQLPVLLLDAAIEDEILSTVSPDPGQRMLSAASVPGTPLVRRLVDSLKSLIASSSPAASPVLLCPSPARYYVRRWLEPIFPRLAVVAAGEIPPEVRLRPVGTVR, translated from the coding sequence ATGAGCACCACTGCCGTCGCACCTGCACCGCCGTCCCCCGCGGCGTTTTCCTTCCTGGCTCGCTTCAAGGACTACGCGCTGCCGTTCGCCGCCATCAGCGTGATCTTCGTGATGCTGGTGCCGCTGCCTGCCGTGGCGCTCGACCTGCTGCTGGCGCTCTCGATGGCCGCCTCGATGATCGTCTTCCTGGCCTCCGTGCAGATACGTCGCGCCGTCGAGCTCAGCGTCTTCCCCACGCTGCTGCTTCTGCTCACGCTGTTCCGGCTCTCGCTCAACATCGCCTCCAGCCGCCGCATCCTCCTGCACGGCTCAGAAGGCACCTCCGCCGCCGGCAAGGTGATCGAAGCCTTCGGCCAGTTCGTCGTTGGCGGAAACTACGTCGTCGGTTTCGTTCTGTTTCTCGCTCTCATCGCGATCCAGTTCTTAGTGGTTTCTCATGGAGCGGTTCGCACCGCTGAGGTCACTGCCCGCTTCACCCTCGATGCACTGCCCGGCAAGCAGATGGCGATCGACGCCGACATGAACGCCGGCTCCATCGATGAGGCTGAAGCCCGTCGCCGTCGCCAGGCCGTTGCCCGCGAAGCCGAGTTCTACGGTGCCATGGACGGCGCGGCACGCTTCAACCAGCGCGACTCGCTGGCTACCATCCTTATTACCGCAATCAACATCATCGCCGGCCTCCTGATCGGAACGCTGCAGCAGGGTATCGGCCTAAGTGAGGCGGTCCGCACTTACACCATCCTCACCGTCGGCGACGGCCTCGTGACCATGATCCCCTCGCTGCTCGTGTCTGTTGCCGGCGGCATCACCCTCACCCGCGCCAACTCCGCCGGAATGCTGGGCGGCGAGATCCGGCAGCAACTCCTGGCCCGGCCTTCGACACTCTACCTTGCCTCGATCGTCACCGGAGCACTGTGCCTGATCCCGGGTCTGCCCAAGTTCGCCTTCCTGCTGGTTGCGTCCGTCCTCTTCATCGCCGGCCGCCGGGTTGCCGCCGCCCCGGCCGCAGCGCCTCCGGCTGAGCTGGGGCAGATCGAGAAAAAGAAAGCCGAACAACAGGCGCAGCCAAACGAGCTGGCCAATCTGCTCCGGCTCGAAGACCTGACCCTCGAGATCGGCTTCCAGCTGATTCCGCTGGTCGATGAAAAACAGGGCGGCCAGCTTCTCACCAGGATCCGCACGCTGCGTCGTCACCTTTCAGGTGAGCTAGGTTTCCTGGTTCCTCCGGTGCACATTTCGGACAATCTCCGCCTCAAGCCTCGCGAGTACGTCTTCTCCCTGCGCGGCCTCGAGATCGCCCGCTGGCAGACCGAAGGCCCGCAGCTTCTCGCCGTCTCGGGCGATGCGAATCGGCGCCCTCTGGCGGGCCGAGAGACCCGCGAGCCCGCATTCGGCGTGCCCGCGCTCTGGATTGCTCCTCAGCTCGAAGAGCAGGCAATCGCAGCCGGCTATTCCGTGGTCGACGCCGCCACCGTGATCACCACTCATTTGGGTGAACTGATCCGGCAGCACGCCTGGGAGCTGCTGAATCGCGCCGAAATCAAGCGCCTGATGGAGTCGCTCAACGAATCGCACCCCAAGCTGATGGAAGAGCTTGTCCCCAAGTTGCTCACGCTCGGCGAAGTCGGCCGCGTGCTCGAGCAGCTTCTGCGCGAGCGTGTTTCCATCCGCGACTTCGGCGCCATCCTCGAAGCCCTGCTCGAGACCGCTCCGCTGAACAAAAGCACCGAGGCGCTGGTCGAGGCGGCGCGGCAGGCGATGGGCCGACGACTCGTGCAGCCGCTGCTCGACGGAGACGGCCAGCTTCCCGTACTGCTACTCGACGCCGCCATCGAGGACGAGATCCTCTCCACTGTCTCCCCAGACCCCGGCCAGCGCATGCTTTCGGCCGCTTCGGTCCCCGGCACTCCGCTGGTGCGTCGGCTGGTGGATTCTTTGAAATCTCTTATCGCTTCCAGTTCCCCTGCGGCCTCGCCCGTGCTCCTTTGTCCGAGTCCTGCCCGTTATTACGTCCGGCGCTGGCTGGAACCGATCTTCCCGCGCCTTGCCGTGGTGGCGGCCGGGGAGATTCCTCCCGAGGTGAGGCTGCGCCCGGTAGGAACGGTTCGGTAA
- a CDS encoding sigma-70 family RNA polymerase sigma factor, which yields MGMLDSGYTAAVQGQAVRRGMPLTGSYPPSGSNAGMTAEQERMLLEHLPVVRFLARRIHERLPQHVEIEDLVSAGVVGLLDAFAKFDPEKKVQFRSYAQFRIRGAILDSLRTLDWSPRELRRKGRAVEEAIRVLTARMGRPPHENEVAQEMDLSLDEYQQLLGDLKGLEIGTLHMERNEDSGEEELAYVPGNPEEDPLFRCLRGELAERLTDAIQNLPDRERLVMTLYYFEEMTMREIGLALGVVESRVSQIHASAVIHLRSALKDLAAKGAFERNGRKRLNKRTLAS from the coding sequence ATGGGGATGCTCGATTCAGGGTATACGGCTGCAGTTCAAGGCCAGGCAGTTCGTCGCGGGATGCCGCTTACAGGAAGTTATCCGCCGTCCGGCAGCAATGCCGGAATGACTGCGGAGCAGGAACGAATGCTCCTCGAGCATCTGCCCGTGGTGCGTTTTCTGGCGCGCAGGATTCATGAGCGGCTGCCGCAGCACGTCGAAATCGAAGATCTTGTTTCGGCGGGTGTAGTCGGGTTGCTCGACGCCTTCGCCAAGTTCGATCCCGAAAAGAAGGTCCAGTTCCGCAGCTACGCGCAGTTCCGCATCCGCGGCGCCATTCTCGACAGCCTGCGTACCCTCGACTGGAGCCCGCGCGAGTTGCGCCGCAAGGGCCGCGCGGTCGAAGAAGCCATTCGCGTCCTGACAGCCCGCATGGGTCGTCCGCCGCACGAGAACGAAGTCGCCCAGGAGATGGATCTGTCACTCGACGAGTATCAGCAATTGCTCGGTGACCTGAAGGGTCTCGAAATCGGCACGCTGCACATGGAGCGTAACGAAGACTCAGGCGAAGAAGAGCTCGCCTACGTTCCTGGTAATCCCGAGGAGGATCCACTCTTCCGGTGCCTCCGCGGTGAACTCGCAGAGCGGCTCACGGATGCCATTCAGAATCTGCCCGACCGCGAGCGGCTGGTGATGACCCTCTACTACTTCGAAGAGATGACCATGCGCGAGATCGGCCTGGCGCTCGGAGTGGTTGAGTCGCGCGTCTCACAGATTCACGCCTCGGCCGTGATCCACCTGCGTTCGGCCCTGAAGGACCTGGCGGCCAAAGGCGCGTTCGAACGCAACGGCAGGAAGCGGCTGAACAAGCGGACACTTGCAAGCTAG
- a CDS encoding flagellar motor switch protein FliM, giving the protein MEKMLKQDEIDALFEAARTQTADGEPHEEVRARVVPYSFASAGQISTEQLRAISMLNDLFARNLTHNLAASLRTRFQVNLVSAEQIQFNDFILRIPEISYVASVRLEPLGALSILQLEMSLAPPIIDLLLGGDGKQGTLRELTEIEESILGSVMEIICRELTAAWQAVGLSFSFDRRQMLTQVARVISVNEKTLCLSFEIRMPHGSGLLNLAFPAVVANAILRRLTVDFGRGSRHPSETRALLEERVKRIRFGTSLQLPSVRVPARAIEELAPGSLIRFDLPARVAPLWCAGGQVLTAAQAVRQGAIRGARVERGVSAQEGNNA; this is encoded by the coding sequence ATGGAAAAGATGCTGAAGCAGGACGAGATCGATGCGCTGTTTGAGGCGGCGCGCACGCAGACGGCCGATGGAGAGCCGCACGAAGAAGTCCGCGCCCGCGTGGTGCCGTACAGCTTCGCCTCCGCCGGCCAGATCTCGACCGAACAGCTACGCGCCATCAGCATGCTCAACGACCTGTTCGCGCGCAATCTCACGCACAACCTTGCGGCTTCGCTGCGCACGCGTTTTCAGGTCAACCTGGTCTCGGCCGAGCAGATTCAGTTCAACGACTTCATCCTGCGCATCCCGGAGATCAGCTACGTGGCCTCGGTGCGTCTCGAGCCGCTGGGCGCTTTGTCGATCCTGCAGCTCGAAATGTCGCTGGCTCCTCCCATCATCGATCTGCTTCTCGGCGGCGATGGCAAGCAGGGAACCCTCCGCGAGCTGACCGAGATCGAGGAATCCATCCTGGGCAGCGTGATGGAAATCATCTGCCGTGAGCTGACCGCGGCCTGGCAGGCAGTTGGACTCAGCTTCAGTTTCGATCGCCGCCAGATGCTCACGCAGGTGGCGCGCGTCATCAGCGTGAATGAGAAGACGCTGTGCCTCAGCTTCGAGATTCGCATGCCGCACGGCTCGGGCCTTCTGAACCTGGCGTTTCCGGCGGTTGTTGCCAATGCCATCCTGCGCCGCCTGACAGTGGACTTCGGCCGCGGCAGCCGCCATCCCTCCGAGACCCGCGCGCTTCTTGAGGAGCGCGTGAAGAGGATCCGTTTCGGTACCAGTCTGCAGCTCCCAAGCGTCCGGGTTCCTGCCAGGGCCATTGAAGAATTGGCACCGGGCTCGTTGATCCGTTTCGATCTGCCTGCCCGGGTGGCGCCACTGTGGTGCGCCGGCGGGCAGGTGCTTACAGCAGCTCAGGCGGTGCGGCAGGGCGCAATCCGCGGCGCCCGAGTTGAACGCGGAGTATCCGCCCAAGAGGGGAACAACGCATGA
- a CDS encoding FliM/FliN family flagellar motor C-terminal domain-containing protein, whose product MTYLDCWISSATALFSQALAGEPELVESLPRPTGATIAFTATVSGDQEGRFTVILDRTVLDTPLLGEGVDQESAWSELLREVADAAVGELLAETGKKCRVDRFEAGSGEDKVSRAFQLKSGEHAWTVLVRDEVRAPKAEAPKLDGKKPAVSPSPTAARSAAAATGAVPDGVAALSPGLELLLDVELDATLRFGCRELPLGQILELGPGDVVQLDRMVNDPADLIVGDKIVARGEVVLINGNFGLRVTEVAAPRKRLETIRCLF is encoded by the coding sequence ATGACCTACCTCGATTGCTGGATCTCGTCCGCTACCGCGCTGTTCTCGCAGGCCCTCGCTGGCGAGCCAGAACTGGTCGAATCGCTGCCCCGGCCCACGGGCGCCACCATTGCATTTACCGCGACTGTTTCCGGCGACCAGGAGGGCCGCTTCACTGTCATCCTGGATCGCACGGTTCTGGATACGCCGCTGCTCGGTGAAGGAGTCGACCAGGAGTCGGCCTGGTCCGAACTGCTCCGTGAGGTCGCCGATGCCGCGGTGGGCGAGTTGCTGGCCGAGACCGGCAAGAAATGCCGCGTTGATCGTTTTGAAGCCGGCAGCGGCGAAGATAAGGTCAGTCGCGCGTTTCAATTGAAATCGGGCGAACATGCCTGGACGGTTCTGGTGCGCGATGAGGTTCGGGCCCCTAAGGCAGAGGCTCCCAAACTCGACGGGAAGAAGCCTGCCGTTTCACCGTCACCTACAGCGGCAAGATCAGCTGCAGCGGCAACCGGCGCAGTGCCGGACGGCGTCGCGGCTCTTTCGCCGGGACTCGAATTGCTGTTGGATGTCGAGCTCGACGCCACGCTCCGATTTGGGTGCCGCGAGCTTCCGCTGGGCCAGATTCTCGAGCTCGGCCCCGGCGATGTCGTCCAGCTCGACCGTATGGTCAACGATCCCGCCGACCTCATTGTTGGCGACAAGATTGTAGCCCGCGGCGAGGTGGTCCTGATCAACGGCAACTTTGGACTACGCGTGACCGAAGTGGCCGCTCCGCGGAAGCGCCTGGAGACGATTCGATGCCTCTTCTAA
- a CDS encoding response regulator gives MSEIQTLIVDDSSVMRKIVERALRQAGLDSMHVYEAGNGAEGLEILRSSTVDLILSDINMPAMDGLEFLRQIKDQKLAQGVPVVMITTESSEEHVKQAIAAGARGYIRKPFTPEQVKERVLPLVKVA, from the coding sequence ATGAGTGAAATACAGACATTGATCGTGGACGACTCATCGGTCATGCGCAAGATTGTGGAACGGGCGTTGCGACAGGCGGGGCTGGACTCGATGCACGTATACGAGGCGGGAAACGGGGCCGAGGGATTGGAGATCCTGCGGTCCTCAACGGTGGACCTGATTCTGTCGGATATCAATATGCCGGCAATGGATGGGCTCGAATTTCTCAGGCAGATCAAGGATCAGAAGCTGGCCCAGGGAGTGCCGGTTGTGATGATCACTACCGAATCGAGTGAGGAACACGTCAAGCAGGCCATCGCTGCCGGGGCGCGCGGATACATTCGCAAGCCGTTCACACCCGAGCAGGTGAAAGAGCGCGTACTGCCGCTCGTGAAAGTGGCCTGA
- a CDS encoding chemotaxis protein CheX translates to MPLSLRESLSEIADPRNLDLTVEEICQMMLGIHCRRGERPLEEEAERVTAVVGFGGLLSGACVFRSGGGAACALASHMTGMELTEVDDTVKDGIGEICNMLAGSWKGKVPELAAHCGLSVPAVITGRDYNLHVQAPEFRLEHVYEFEGNTFEVTILCDGLQ, encoded by the coding sequence ATGCCGTTATCGTTGCGTGAGTCACTGAGCGAGATCGCCGATCCTCGCAACCTGGATCTTACCGTCGAGGAAATATGCCAGATGATGCTGGGCATTCACTGCCGGCGCGGCGAGAGGCCGCTGGAGGAAGAGGCGGAGCGGGTGACGGCCGTGGTCGGCTTTGGCGGGCTGCTCAGCGGAGCCTGCGTGTTCCGCTCCGGCGGCGGCGCCGCGTGCGCCCTGGCTTCGCACATGACCGGCATGGAACTCACCGAGGTGGATGACACCGTCAAGGACGGCATTGGAGAAATCTGCAACATGCTCGCCGGCTCATGGAAGGGCAAGGTTCCGGAGCTGGCGGCGCACTGCGGACTGTCGGTGCCTGCGGTCATCACGGGACGCGACTACAACCTGCACGTGCAGGCACCGGAGTTCAGGCTGGAGCACGTGTACGAATTTGAAGGCAACACATTTGAGGTGACCATCCTCTGCGACGGCCTCCAGTAG
- a CDS encoding flagellar hook-basal body protein — translation MDSGYYAAMTGLLARTQALDAAAANLANAQTPGYRAEREYFRSVLLDSAPASQIGQAVNHFGLLGGDRLNMGQGPIQPTGNPLDLAIEGQGFFQIQTQNGPRFTRDGSFHRSQTGMLVTEKSEPVLSSGGKPIQIPPGEVSVGANGVVSVAGGAVDTVGVFAFPSTAQLTPEGADRYVVPQGVAPQLSKDAVVREGALESANEDTIQGTLDLVVMQRQAEMMQKALTVFHTEFNKFASEDLARV, via the coding sequence ATGGACAGCGGATACTATGCGGCGATGACGGGACTGCTGGCGCGCACCCAGGCGCTGGACGCCGCGGCCGCCAACCTTGCCAATGCACAGACTCCCGGCTATCGCGCCGAGCGCGAGTACTTCCGATCGGTGCTGCTCGATTCCGCGCCGGCTTCGCAGATCGGGCAGGCGGTGAACCACTTCGGACTGCTCGGAGGCGACCGGCTGAATATGGGCCAGGGACCGATTCAGCCCACAGGCAATCCGCTCGATCTGGCGATCGAAGGCCAGGGCTTCTTCCAGATACAGACGCAGAACGGCCCGCGCTTCACGCGTGACGGCAGCTTTCACCGCTCTCAGACAGGCATGCTGGTGACGGAAAAAAGCGAACCGGTGCTTTCGAGCGGAGGTAAGCCGATCCAGATTCCGCCGGGCGAGGTGTCGGTCGGGGCCAATGGCGTGGTGTCGGTGGCAGGCGGAGCGGTAGACACAGTGGGAGTCTTCGCATTTCCGTCGACGGCTCAGCTCACGCCGGAAGGAGCCGACCGCTACGTGGTTCCGCAAGGAGTCGCACCGCAGTTATCGAAGGACGCGGTAGTTCGCGAGGGCGCTCTGGAATCGGCCAACGAGGACACCATTCAGGGCACGCTCGATCTGGTGGTCATGCAGCGCCAGGCCGAGATGATGCAAAAGGCGCTCACGGTCTTCCATACCGAGTTCAACAAGTTTGCCAGCGAGGACCTGGCCAGGGTTTAG
- the flgG gene encoding flagellar basal-body rod protein FlgG, whose protein sequence is MIRALYTAASGMSAQQMNLDTIANNLANSATTGFKQLRLQFQDMVYQNMVTPGAAQSQSTVSAGLQIGLGTKSAATEVIMSQGPLNQTSNPLDVAIEGSGFFQVQRPDGTIAYTRAGQFHLNSQGTIVTTDGDPLVPSITIPPNATAVTITQYGVVNATLPGQKNPSQLGQLQLAMFPNAGGLESMGSNLLAATLSSGDPVLGNPGGTEGLGTLQQGYLENSNVDVVTEFVQMVLAQRAYESNSKVIKAADDMYSQVNNMTR, encoded by the coding sequence ATGATTCGAGCCTTGTATACGGCGGCCAGCGGTATGAGCGCGCAGCAGATGAATCTGGACACGATTGCCAACAACCTGGCGAACTCGGCGACCACCGGATTCAAGCAGCTACGGCTGCAGTTTCAGGACATGGTCTACCAGAACATGGTGACGCCGGGAGCGGCGCAGAGCCAGTCGACGGTCTCTGCCGGGTTGCAGATTGGACTCGGAACCAAATCGGCGGCGACCGAGGTGATCATGAGCCAGGGACCGCTGAACCAGACCTCGAACCCGCTGGATGTGGCCATCGAAGGATCGGGCTTCTTCCAGGTGCAGCGCCCCGACGGAACCATCGCTTACACCCGGGCGGGGCAGTTCCACCTCAACAGCCAGGGCACGATTGTGACCACCGACGGAGATCCGTTGGTGCCGAGCATCACGATTCCTCCTAACGCGACGGCCGTAACCATCACTCAGTACGGCGTGGTGAATGCCACGCTGCCGGGGCAGAAGAACCCTTCGCAACTGGGGCAGCTGCAGTTGGCCATGTTTCCGAATGCAGGCGGCCTCGAAAGCATGGGGTCGAACCTGCTTGCTGCAACGCTTAGCTCAGGCGATCCGGTGCTCGGGAATCCGGGTGGCACCGAAGGCCTGGGGACGCTGCAGCAGGGGTATCTCGAGAACTCGAATGTGGATGTGGTCACCGAGTTCGTGCAGATGGTGTTGGCTCAGCGCGCCTACGAGTCGAACTCGAAGGTCATCAAGGCCGCCGACGATATGTATTCGCAAGTCAACAACATGACGCGGTGA
- a CDS encoding flagellar basal body L-ring protein FlgH, whose protein sequence is MNPGRRIAVVLIAGIGWSSLCRPVAAKAPKTPEGRVATPPEASLTSYVQRVRAQQAAEVRTAGSIWSPNGQLVRLGTDVKAFRLHDVVSIVVTESLAASTDGAVKNSRASNAKSSITALFGALKPSNALQNLVNQTSSSGLTAQGQSTTNSSLTTTFGGEVVDVLPNGMLVVQATRQLTFSQQTQLIRLRGLVRPEDVSAQNQIQSTAMTDLELEVTGKGIVNDSTYRQNPLVRWLERFIIF, encoded by the coding sequence ATGAATCCTGGACGGAGGATTGCAGTTGTCCTGATTGCCGGTATTGGATGGAGCTCACTATGCAGGCCCGTCGCGGCGAAGGCGCCGAAGACGCCGGAAGGGCGCGTGGCTACGCCCCCCGAGGCCTCGCTGACCTCGTATGTGCAGCGGGTGAGGGCGCAGCAGGCAGCTGAGGTTCGGACGGCCGGTTCGATCTGGAGCCCTAACGGGCAGCTCGTACGGCTCGGTACCGATGTTAAGGCCTTTCGGCTACACGACGTAGTTTCGATTGTGGTGACGGAGAGCTTGGCGGCTTCGACCGACGGCGCAGTGAAGAATTCGAGGGCATCGAATGCTAAGTCGAGCATCACGGCGCTGTTCGGCGCGCTGAAGCCGAGCAACGCGCTGCAGAATCTGGTCAACCAGACGTCCTCGTCGGGACTGACGGCGCAGGGGCAGAGCACAACCAATTCGAGCCTGACGACGACCTTCGGCGGCGAGGTTGTGGATGTGCTGCCGAACGGGATGCTGGTGGTGCAGGCGACGCGGCAGTTGACCTTTTCGCAGCAGACGCAGCTGATCCGGCTGCGCGGGCTGGTGCGGCCGGAAGACGTGAGCGCACAGAACCAGATCCAGTCGACCGCCATGACAGACCTGGAGCTCGAGGTCACGGGCAAAGGCATCGTAAACGATTCCACGTATCGGCAGAACCCGCTGGTACGGTGGCTGGAGCGGTTCATCATTTTCTAG
- a CDS encoding flagellar basal body P-ring protein FlgI, whose translation MCAESVPQRSRLKDVATIEGIRDNQLVGYGLVVGLKGTGDSSQTVFPAQTLISALQRMGITVPQTGSNSASNMQVKNMAAVFVVATLPPFSRPGYKMDVTVSSAGDARSLEGGILLMTPMYGPDGQIYAEAQGSLVLGGYMATAGGNARQMNHPTTGRIPGGALVERTVPLDLKQMQSLNVILNDADFHTAERMAAAIDAALGSPRAHAVDSRRVEVTPAADEDRAALLDRIESVEVEISPRARVVVNERTGTVVIGGTVRLQPVSILHGGLTVNVISEVKVSQPNPMAAGRTEVVRQTTLQADDKPVNRIDLKEGATVEDLVQELQRTGAGARDVISILQAMKEAGALEADLAVL comes from the coding sequence ATGTGCGCCGAAAGCGTGCCGCAGAGGTCGCGCCTCAAGGACGTGGCGACGATCGAGGGCATTCGCGACAACCAGCTTGTGGGCTATGGGCTGGTGGTGGGCCTCAAAGGCACGGGGGACAGTTCGCAGACTGTTTTTCCAGCGCAGACGCTGATCTCTGCTTTGCAGCGGATGGGCATTACGGTGCCGCAGACGGGATCGAATTCCGCCAGCAACATGCAGGTGAAGAACATGGCGGCGGTGTTCGTGGTGGCTACGCTGCCTCCGTTCAGCCGGCCCGGCTACAAGATGGACGTGACGGTGTCGTCGGCGGGCGATGCGCGGTCACTCGAGGGCGGCATTCTGCTAATGACGCCAATGTACGGGCCCGACGGGCAGATATATGCCGAGGCGCAGGGCTCGCTGGTGCTGGGCGGCTACATGGCGACGGCGGGAGGCAACGCGCGCCAGATGAATCATCCGACAACAGGGCGCATTCCCGGCGGAGCGCTGGTGGAGCGGACGGTGCCTCTGGATTTGAAGCAGATGCAGTCGCTGAATGTGATTCTCAATGACGCGGATTTTCATACCGCGGAGCGGATGGCGGCAGCTATCGATGCGGCGCTGGGCTCGCCGCGGGCGCATGCGGTCGATAGCCGGCGCGTGGAGGTGACTCCGGCAGCGGATGAGGACCGGGCGGCGTTGCTGGACCGGATTGAGTCGGTCGAGGTGGAGATTTCGCCGCGCGCGCGGGTGGTGGTGAACGAGCGCACCGGCACGGTGGTGATTGGCGGGACGGTGCGGCTGCAGCCGGTGTCGATCCTGCATGGCGGTCTGACAGTGAACGTGATCTCCGAGGTGAAGGTGTCGCAGCCCAATCCAATGGCGGCCGGGAGAACCGAGGTGGTGCGGCAGACCACGCTGCAGGCCGACGACAAACCGGTGAACCGGATCGACCTTAAGGAGGGCGCTACGGTGGAAGACCTGGTGCAGGAGTTGCAGCGCACCGGGGCCGGAGCACGCGACGTGATCTCGATTCTGCAGGCCATGAAAGAGGCCGGAGCTCTCGAAGCCGACCTGGCGGTGCTGTGA
- the flgM gene encoding flagellar biosynthesis anti-sigma factor FlgM, with amino-acid sequence MDIRTGLDGLRSLLGVSQPGATSTPAAKSATTKENSPVSSDVATLSSAGSEVAQSAADGGVRMDKVTQIQAALAAGTYNVPASAVASRMVDAMLAGAR; translated from the coding sequence ATGGACATTCGCACTGGCTTGGACGGATTGAGATCTCTGCTTGGCGTGTCGCAACCCGGCGCAACTTCAACGCCGGCGGCAAAGAGCGCCACTACGAAGGAGAACAGCCCTGTTTCTAGCGACGTAGCCACGCTGAGCAGTGCAGGCAGCGAGGTGGCGCAGTCGGCTGCCGATGGCGGCGTCCGCATGGACAAGGTGACCCAGATTCAGGCAGCGCTGGCTGCCGGTACCTACAACGTTCCGGCATCGGCCGTGGCCTCACGGATGGTGGACGCGATGCTGGCCGGGGCAAGGTAA